From one Paenibacillus sp. FSL K6-1330 genomic stretch:
- a CDS encoding histidine kinase, with protein MQKWKTIYKNMKIKNKLSLLISLIVAMAFTFAVIVQQYAFSIYDEQLYLKSSQVLHLSSSAIESELERIEQLSFNIITDTQIQNMLRSIAGSDSDYDRLILRQHLADRLLNYVGSEPMLYSIHLIDSYDKQQDVGSVVPIHPAKREFILQLAGDADGEERWVYPDETDSALLLSREIRSYSGTLFDLNYLGTIIIRINMDKIVRKSTGGEGDLIVTSGTDVIYPATPHFDPAVIQSSLSSGNGYLTREMDSHTYFIAHNRSGNTGWTYMNVTPFNQTFKQIIFIKELVIIVFTVIFAVAILLGIRFSRGLTRPIESLISRMKLAEKGNFAEANVLPQDAAPVAMNELGLLHRTFRLMIERINALITENYSNLLLIKETEFKALQAQINPHFLYNTLESVNWLAKMNKQTQISDMVQALAFLLRNSVSLKEPILTLGEELEIVRNYVIIQKFRFEDRLDFTMDVKEQDLQRKIPKLSLQPLLENAIHYALEPSVNPCRITLSCKETPSAFCVIVEDDGPGMAPDTLARLRSGEIATSGNGIGLLNIDERIKLAFGEHHGLTIDSGSGLGTRVILYLPK; from the coding sequence GTGCAAAAATGGAAAACGATTTATAAAAATATGAAAATCAAAAACAAGCTTTCCCTTCTTATCAGCTTAATCGTTGCAATGGCATTTACCTTTGCCGTCATCGTCCAGCAATATGCCTTCTCCATCTACGACGAACAGCTGTACCTCAAATCATCCCAGGTCTTACACCTGTCCTCCTCTGCGATTGAGTCAGAGCTCGAGCGGATCGAACAGTTATCCTTCAACATCATTACCGATACCCAGATTCAAAATATGTTACGTTCCATCGCCGGGAGCGACTCCGATTATGACCGCCTCATCCTGCGGCAACATCTGGCGGACCGCCTCCTGAATTATGTAGGTTCCGAGCCGATGCTGTATTCCATCCACCTGATCGATTCCTACGATAAACAGCAGGACGTCGGCAGTGTCGTCCCGATTCATCCCGCCAAAAGGGAGTTTATTCTACAGCTTGCTGGAGATGCGGATGGAGAAGAACGCTGGGTATACCCGGACGAAACGGATTCGGCTCTTCTACTTTCCCGGGAAATAAGATCCTACTCTGGAACCTTATTCGATCTTAACTACTTGGGAACCATCATTATTCGTATCAATATGGACAAAATCGTCCGGAAATCCACCGGTGGGGAGGGCGACCTAATCGTGACTTCGGGTACGGATGTCATCTACCCCGCAACCCCGCACTTCGATCCGGCTGTCATTCAATCCTCCCTATCATCTGGTAACGGGTACCTTACCCGTGAAATGGATAGTCATACCTACTTCATCGCACATAACCGATCAGGCAATACCGGATGGACGTATATGAATGTCACGCCCTTTAATCAGACCTTCAAGCAAATCATATTCATTAAAGAGCTTGTCATCATCGTGTTTACCGTTATTTTCGCGGTTGCGATTCTGCTCGGCATCCGGTTCAGCCGAGGCCTGACACGTCCTATCGAAAGTCTCATCTCTCGGATGAAGCTTGCGGAAAAAGGAAACTTTGCGGAAGCCAACGTGCTGCCTCAGGACGCTGCTCCTGTCGCCATGAACGAGCTGGGCCTGCTGCATCGGACGTTCCGTCTCATGATCGAGAGAATCAATGCGCTGATTACCGAGAACTATTCGAACTTGCTGTTAATCAAAGAGACCGAGTTCAAAGCGCTGCAAGCGCAAATCAACCCCCACTTTCTTTATAACACGTTGGAATCCGTGAACTGGCTGGCGAAGATGAACAAGCAAACCCAAATCTCCGACATGGTGCAAGCCTTAGCTTTCCTTCTTCGTAACTCCGTCAGCTTAAAGGAGCCGATTCTGACACTGGGAGAGGAACTGGAGATTGTCCGAAACTACGTCATTATTCAGAAATTCCGATTTGAAGACCGCCTAGATTTCACGATGGATGTGAAGGAGCAGGATTTGCAGCGCAAAATTCCAAAGCTATCCCTTCAGCCCCTGCTCGAAAATGCGATTCATTATGCGCTGGAGCCTTCCGTTAACCCTTGCCGAATTACGTTGTCCTGCAAGGAGACCCCTTCCGCGTTCTGCGTCATCGTGGAGGATGACGGCCCCGGCATGGCGCCGGATACGTTGGCGCGATTACGAAGCGGCGAAATAGCCACCAGCGGTAACGGGATCGGACTGTTAAACATCGATGAACGGATCAAGCTGGCTTTTGGCGAGCACCACGGGTTAACCATCGACAGCGGATCGGGGCTTGGAACCCGCGTAATTCTGTATTTACCCAAATAA
- a CDS encoding ABC transporter substrate-binding protein, which yields MKKVLHAVLMFSLIGSLIGCSGGGAAEPQASGGTGTETPPAAASDSKDPVKLRIAWWGGQSRHDYTLKVIEMYESQNPHVTIEPEYAPFDDYWKKLAPQAVAGGLPDIIQMDISYLNQYAGRNQLADLKPFTESGELDVADVSENALSGGEVNGKLVAMNLGVNALQTTFDVETMKKNGIDIPSKEWTWDDMDKMGAQAKEKGLQIGGFAYRHDVFFPYYLRTIGQKMYSADGKTIGYSDDQLFIDYFTRYQKWYDNGYILSLDKEAQKKGVAEEDEIVLGNSISGTGWSNQFLAVANLVTDRPLELNPMPGPGTKDGLFLKPSMYFSVTETSKHKEEAAKFISFFINDIEANKLIKGERGVPVSAKVKEALKPLLSENEAKIFDYVTWAEANSTPGDPPNPIGAVEIEKLLRDLSERILFKKISIEDAAAEFRKEANAILARSQQ from the coding sequence ATGAAAAAAGTGTTACACGCGGTTCTGATGTTTTCCCTGATCGGAAGCTTGATTGGCTGTTCGGGCGGCGGCGCTGCAGAACCGCAAGCCAGCGGCGGAACCGGAACGGAGACACCGCCGGCGGCTGCAAGCGATAGCAAGGATCCGGTCAAACTCCGCATTGCTTGGTGGGGCGGACAATCCCGGCATGATTATACCTTGAAGGTCATTGAAATGTATGAGTCCCAGAATCCGCATGTCACCATTGAGCCGGAGTATGCTCCATTCGATGACTACTGGAAAAAGCTTGCTCCCCAAGCGGTGGCTGGCGGACTCCCGGACATTATTCAAATGGACATCTCCTATCTGAATCAATATGCTGGCCGGAATCAGCTGGCGGATTTGAAGCCGTTCACCGAAAGCGGCGAGCTGGATGTCGCCGATGTCAGCGAGAATGCACTGAGCGGCGGTGAGGTCAACGGCAAGCTCGTTGCCATGAACCTCGGCGTGAACGCACTTCAGACCACCTTCGACGTTGAGACGATGAAGAAGAACGGCATCGATATTCCATCCAAAGAATGGACTTGGGACGACATGGACAAAATGGGCGCCCAAGCCAAGGAAAAAGGCCTGCAGATCGGAGGTTTTGCTTACCGGCATGACGTCTTCTTCCCTTACTACCTAAGAACTATCGGCCAGAAAATGTACAGCGCTGACGGTAAAACGATCGGATACAGTGACGACCAGCTCTTTATCGATTATTTCACCCGCTATCAGAAATGGTACGACAACGGATATATCCTCTCTCTGGACAAGGAAGCCCAGAAAAAAGGCGTAGCGGAAGAGGATGAAATTGTCCTTGGCAACTCCATATCGGGCACCGGCTGGTCCAACCAATTCCTTGCAGTGGCCAATCTGGTCACCGATCGTCCGTTGGAGCTGAATCCGATGCCTGGGCCTGGAACGAAGGACGGTCTTTTCCTGAAACCTTCGATGTACTTCTCGGTCACCGAAACGTCCAAGCATAAAGAGGAAGCCGCTAAATTCATCAGCTTCTTCATTAACGACATCGAGGCCAACAAGCTGATTAAGGGCGAGCGCGGCGTTCCCGTATCCGCCAAGGTGAAGGAAGCGCTCAAGCCGCTCCTCTCGGAGAACGAAGCCAAAATTTTCGACTATGTTACTTGGGCTGAGGCCAACAGCACGCCAGGCGATCCGCCTAACCCGATTGGCGCGGTGGAGATCGAGAAGCTGCTGCGAGATCTCAGTGAACGTATTCTGTTCAAGAAAATCTCGATCGAAGATGCCGCGGCTGAGTTCCGCAAGGAAGCGAACGCCATCTTGGCCAGATCTCAGCAATAA
- a CDS encoding sensory rhodopsin transducer has translation MSKGEKHWIIPDGYIPPESSGELTSHESVCVLNLSEQDVVVTIHAYFEDRDPLLGMETIVPARRTKHIRTSSLQTAGRQSIPPGIPYAMEVTSSAPVFVQYSRLDSTQAENALMSVMAYPVTRS, from the coding sequence ATGTCAAAAGGTGAAAAACATTGGATTATTCCCGACGGATATATCCCTCCTGAAAGCAGCGGAGAATTAACCAGTCATGAATCCGTCTGTGTCTTGAACTTATCCGAGCAGGACGTTGTGGTCACGATACATGCTTACTTTGAGGATCGTGATCCATTGCTAGGAATGGAAACCATCGTACCAGCTAGAAGAACCAAGCACATACGAACCAGCTCGCTTCAAACGGCTGGCCGGCAAAGTATTCCTCCAGGTATTCCCTATGCTATGGAAGTTACGAGCAGTGCACCCGTATTTGTTCAATACAGCCGTCTCGATTCGACTCAGGCCGAGAATGCCTTAATGAGTGTCATGGCGTATCCGGTAACCAGATCCTAA
- a CDS encoding GNAT family N-acetyltransferase: MVQTVIYTSEAPEDFRQLEALYASLGWNSIHLSVTELKTMCLQSWYAIYAYEGHKLVGMGRLVSDGVITGVICGLGVHPDYQSRGIGREILHRLVEHCEKFGVFPQLMCEEELEPYYEKLGFQRFTIGMKKDIQRTHSSDVP; this comes from the coding sequence ATGGTACAAACCGTAATATATACCTCAGAGGCGCCTGAGGATTTTCGTCAACTGGAAGCTTTGTACGCTTCGCTTGGTTGGAACTCTATTCATCTATCCGTTACCGAATTGAAAACCATGTGCTTGCAGAGCTGGTATGCCATCTATGCATATGAAGGGCATAAATTGGTAGGCATGGGACGTTTGGTTTCCGATGGGGTTATTACCGGCGTTATATGCGGATTAGGCGTACATCCGGATTATCAGTCCAGAGGGATAGGCCGCGAGATCCTCCATCGATTGGTTGAACATTGCGAGAAGTTCGGGGTCTTCCCGCAACTGATGTGTGAGGAAGAGCTGGAGCCGTATTATGAGAAGCTGGGTTTTCAGCGATTCACCATTGGGATGAAGAAGGATATACAGCGAACTCATTCATCGGATGTCCCATAA
- a CDS encoding response regulator yields the protein MYKVLLVDDERIILDGISQMVDWSAYRTELAGTAQNGIQAYEKIVRESPDIVVCDIRMPGLDGLELVAKTYASHPHIKFVLLSGFGEFEYANRAMQYGVKHYLLKPTDEVKIGGALKEVTDELTLNENKESFIQEMKGRLRKVLPHVKEQVLKEFVTNKTYGRHDLEEYRSLFETNFNQPVRLLLFQLEGIVEYEHQFAVKNIAEDLLDTTLLSTTIGQHVLVLIENQKDQQRLHQQLQDIRCTFKQYYKMDVTIAISDPGPVTLARKLYRDTLQCLNYRFYLDESGMITTEDTLHAGGLEGTFVLDEERLCMPVRSGHRNEAELALAEFIQELKRAQLSIDMTKSYVIQQYVSLIRLTDPDQMQERYARIPEIAEMSTLQAIQAFLEETVREITLRNFEQNKVKYNAIVRKVVEIIEEQLGNSELTLNLVANDMLYMNADYLGKLFKKETGEKFSNYVMKLRMKRATEMMASDPDIKIFEMAELLGFGDNPQYFSQVFKKQIGCTPSEYMKKSD from the coding sequence ATGTACAAAGTTCTGCTCGTGGACGATGAACGAATTATTCTGGACGGCATATCTCAGATGGTGGATTGGTCGGCATACCGAACCGAGCTGGCCGGTACCGCCCAGAACGGAATTCAGGCATATGAAAAAATCGTCAGGGAGAGCCCGGATATCGTCGTATGCGATATTCGCATGCCCGGACTGGATGGGCTTGAGCTCGTAGCCAAAACCTATGCCTCCCACCCTCACATTAAATTCGTGCTGCTGTCCGGTTTCGGCGAATTTGAATATGCCAACCGTGCCATGCAATACGGCGTGAAGCATTACCTGCTCAAGCCGACCGACGAGGTCAAGATCGGAGGGGCGCTGAAAGAGGTCACTGACGAGCTGACCCTAAACGAAAACAAGGAGTCTTTTATCCAAGAGATGAAAGGCCGTCTTCGAAAGGTGCTGCCTCATGTCAAAGAACAGGTGCTCAAGGAGTTTGTCACCAACAAAACCTATGGACGCCATGACTTGGAGGAGTACCGCAGCCTGTTCGAAACTAATTTCAATCAGCCCGTCCGTCTGCTGTTGTTCCAACTGGAGGGCATCGTTGAATATGAGCATCAATTCGCCGTGAAGAACATTGCCGAGGATCTGTTGGACACAACGCTCCTAAGTACGACGATCGGGCAGCATGTACTGGTGCTCATTGAGAACCAAAAGGATCAACAGCGGCTCCATCAACAGCTGCAGGATATCCGGTGTACTTTTAAACAGTATTACAAGATGGACGTCACAATCGCGATCAGCGATCCCGGACCTGTAACCCTGGCGCGGAAGCTGTACCGGGATACGCTGCAATGCCTGAACTACCGTTTCTATCTGGATGAGAGCGGAATGATCACCACGGAAGATACGCTTCATGCCGGCGGCTTGGAAGGAACGTTTGTCCTCGATGAGGAGCGCCTGTGCATGCCGGTCCGATCCGGCCACCGCAACGAAGCGGAGCTTGCCCTGGCCGAATTCATTCAGGAGCTGAAGCGTGCGCAGCTTAGTATCGACATGACCAAATCCTATGTCATTCAGCAGTATGTATCCCTTATCCGTTTAACCGACCCGGATCAGATGCAAGAACGCTATGCACGGATTCCGGAAATCGCCGAGATGAGTACGCTTCAAGCCATTCAAGCCTTTTTGGAAGAAACGGTTCGGGAAATCACGCTGCGAAACTTCGAGCAGAACAAAGTCAAATATAATGCCATCGTCCGCAAGGTGGTTGAGATTATCGAGGAGCAGCTGGGGAACTCGGAGCTTACGCTCAATTTGGTGGCAAACGACATGCTGTATATGAACGCCGACTATCTCGGCAAGCTGTTCAAGAAAGAGACCGGCGAGAAATTCTCAAATTACGTAATGAAACTACGGATGAAGCGCGCAACCGAAATGATGGCAAGCGATCCCGATATCAAGATTTTTGAAATGGCCGAGCTGCTCGGTTTCGGCGATAATCCTCAATATTTCAGCCAGGTGTTCAAAAAACAGATCGGGTGCACCCCCTCCGAATATATGAAAAAGAGTGATTAA
- a CDS encoding carbohydrate ABC transporter permease, which produces MTYPILWLVASSLKPNHEIFTTAYSLIPSRLEFSNYATGWKGFAGTTFGTFFKNSFIIVIISTIGAVASSALVAFGLARTKFFGQQFWFACMMITMMLPHDVVIVPQYVMFAKFGWLSSFKPLIVPQFFGIPFFIFLIMQFIRTIPKELDEAAKIDGCSKYGIFFRVVVPLIVPALITCSIFSFYWRWDDFINPLIYLNNPEKYPVSLALKLFLDGESLNNWGGMFAMATLSLLPVVIVFFIFQKYIVEGISTTGLKG; this is translated from the coding sequence ATGACCTATCCAATTCTGTGGCTGGTGGCTAGCTCGCTAAAACCTAACCATGAGATATTCACGACGGCTTACAGCCTGATACCGAGTCGGCTGGAATTCTCAAATTATGCTACAGGCTGGAAGGGTTTTGCCGGAACTACCTTCGGTACCTTCTTCAAAAATTCTTTTATCATTGTCATCATATCCACCATTGGTGCCGTCGCTTCCTCCGCGCTTGTCGCCTTCGGCCTGGCTCGGACCAAATTCTTCGGCCAGCAATTCTGGTTCGCCTGCATGATGATTACAATGATGCTGCCCCATGATGTCGTGATCGTTCCGCAATATGTCATGTTCGCTAAATTCGGCTGGCTGTCTTCCTTTAAGCCGTTAATTGTTCCCCAATTCTTCGGCATTCCGTTCTTTATCTTCCTGATCATGCAGTTCATCCGCACGATTCCGAAGGAGCTGGACGAAGCGGCCAAAATTGACGGATGCAGCAAATACGGGATATTCTTCCGGGTCGTAGTGCCGTTGATCGTGCCCGCTCTGATCACGTGTTCGATTTTCTCCTTCTACTGGAGATGGGATGACTTTATCAATCCGCTTATTTACTTGAACAATCCGGAGAAATACCCGGTATCACTCGCCTTGAAGCTATTCCTTGACGGGGAGTCGCTCAATAACTGGGGCGGCATGTTTGCCATGGCTACCTTATCGCTGCTGCCGGTCGTCATCGTCTTCTTTATCTTCCAGAAATACATCGTGGAAGGGATCAGCACAACGGGATTGAAAGGGTAA
- a CDS encoding sugar ABC transporter permease has protein sequence MKRLRENEHITGYVFSAPFVLGFLIFTLYPILSSLYYSFTNYNLMEAPRWLGLGNYERLFLEDDKIGKSFQVTFTYVFASVPLRLIFALFVAMILNTATKAVGLYRSAFYLPSLIGGSVAVAIMWQQIFGDKGLVNSALSLFGIHSTTSWIGNPSTALWTLIALSIWQFGSSMIIFLAGLKNIPKDYYEAASVDGANAVHRFFKITLPMLSPIILFNLTLQTISAFLTFTPAYIISRGEGGPLDQTLLYSLYLYRKAFSHFEMGYASALAWIMLIIVGVLTLLIFRSSTRWVHYESKGD, from the coding sequence ATGAAGAGGCTCCGTGAGAACGAGCATATCACCGGTTATGTTTTTTCTGCACCGTTCGTTCTTGGTTTTCTCATCTTTACCTTATATCCAATCCTGTCGTCACTGTATTATTCGTTCACCAATTACAATCTGATGGAAGCGCCAAGATGGCTGGGCCTCGGGAATTATGAGCGGTTGTTCCTGGAGGACGACAAGATCGGCAAGTCATTTCAGGTCACGTTCACCTATGTATTTGCCAGCGTCCCCCTCCGCCTCATCTTCGCTCTATTTGTTGCCATGATTCTGAATACCGCGACCAAGGCGGTGGGACTGTACCGCTCGGCCTTCTACCTGCCTTCTCTTATTGGCGGAAGTGTGGCCGTGGCTATCATGTGGCAGCAGATCTTCGGTGACAAGGGTCTTGTGAACTCTGCCCTGTCCCTCTTCGGGATTCATTCCACGACCTCCTGGATCGGGAATCCAAGCACAGCGCTGTGGACGCTGATCGCGTTATCGATCTGGCAGTTCGGTTCCTCGATGATCATTTTTCTGGCCGGCTTAAAAAATATCCCGAAGGATTACTATGAAGCTGCCAGCGTGGACGGCGCCAACGCAGTCCATCGCTTTTTCAAAATTACGCTGCCTATGCTCAGTCCGATTATTTTGTTCAATCTGACGCTCCAGACGATTTCGGCGTTCCTGACCTTCACCCCCGCCTACATTATTTCGCGCGGCGAAGGCGGCCCGCTGGACCAAACGCTGCTCTATTCACTTTACTTGTATCGCAAGGCGTTCTCGCATTTTGAGATGGGATACGCGTCGGCGCTTGCCTGGATCATGCTCATTATCGTTGGTGTCCTAACCCTGCTCATCTTCAGATCATCTACCCGCTGGGTTCATTACGAGTCGAAAGGAGATTGA
- a CDS encoding glycoside hydrolase family 88 protein, whose protein sequence is MPALVFDDQQIEHVIDRVVDRTFRMDFSWDWPGGVAFYGVCEAYKATGKKEYLERLKAWVDENMEEGLPKLSVNGVSIGHSLLTLYEVYEDERYIETAKEMAEYLTHDALRFGNGIFQHTVNSETYNFPEQAWVDTMFMAGYFLLRIGVMLDREDYFEDGLKQYHGHEDCLQDPVSNLYYHGWDNIAGNHMSGVFWCRGNAWAALTMARALELVPVTHPSFMIIEGSLRDQLSALVRLQHESGLWHTITTDPQSPLETSGSAGIAAALLTKGRIYNKYTQKSIDGILSKITEDGTVTGVSAGTAVMKDTAGYRGVPDKRIQGWGQGLVSTFLAEVLKIKDNPY, encoded by the coding sequence ATGCCTGCACTTGTATTTGATGATCAACAGATTGAACATGTCATAGACCGCGTGGTCGACCGGACCTTTCGTATGGATTTCAGCTGGGATTGGCCGGGCGGGGTCGCCTTCTACGGAGTATGCGAAGCCTATAAGGCCACCGGCAAGAAGGAGTATCTGGAACGGCTGAAAGCCTGGGTCGACGAAAACATGGAGGAGGGGTTGCCCAAGCTGTCCGTCAACGGCGTCTCCATCGGCCACTCCTTGTTAACGTTGTACGAAGTTTATGAGGATGAGCGGTATATCGAAACGGCCAAGGAAATGGCCGAGTATCTCACGCATGATGCGCTGCGTTTCGGCAACGGCATCTTTCAGCATACGGTGAACTCCGAAACGTATAACTTTCCGGAGCAGGCGTGGGTTGATACGATGTTCATGGCAGGCTACTTCCTGCTTCGGATTGGCGTGATGCTGGACCGGGAGGATTATTTCGAGGATGGCCTGAAGCAGTATCATGGCCATGAGGATTGCCTGCAGGATCCCGTTTCAAATCTGTATTACCACGGCTGGGACAATATCGCTGGCAACCATATGTCCGGCGTGTTCTGGTGCCGGGGCAACGCCTGGGCTGCCCTTACGATGGCCCGTGCCCTGGAGCTCGTCCCGGTGACGCATCCCTCCTTCATGATCATCGAAGGCTCGCTGCGCGACCAGCTCAGCGCCCTGGTCCGGCTGCAGCATGAATCCGGCCTGTGGCATACGATTACAACCGATCCGCAGTCTCCACTGGAAACGTCCGGCTCAGCCGGTATCGCTGCTGCCCTGCTCACCAAAGGACGCATCTACAATAAATACACGCAGAAATCGATTGACGGCATTTTGTCCAAGATCACCGAGGATGGCACCGTTACCGGCGTCTCCGCGGGAACGGCGGTCATGAAAGACACCGCGGGATACAGAGGCGTGCCGGATAAGCGGATACAAGGCTGGGGTCAAGGGCTGGTCTCAACCTTTCTGGCAGAGGTGCTGAAGATCAAGGACAATCCTTATTGA
- a CDS encoding Ger(x)C family spore germination protein translates to MKHITIRILLNALLVLILLPLTGCWSNKEIEDLGLIVGTSLDLEKQEEAQEESAGQTGRYPNRDQITITNQFLTAETTGKTGKGTKTGSSQKAYNNVSETGDAILPTLRNMVLRIDKRAFAEHSKVIIIGEDLARTLDLQKLLDFFIREQEMRPSGLLLIAQNRASKTLESKKPMDIPAFRLVEMTHGHGRTTKILPPTTLTKIEGKLHSGASFLLQNVVSSSNGEIKFAGAAVIEGKTKKLRGFLNEQEIEGLTWITGKGKGGLVKSVDKKTGQPIVYEMLSMKSKIKPHVDGNNISFNIEVESEGRIAEHWVVSEKPIETEFLKRVEKAIEEEVERLVKNVLDKIQHEYKTDVSGFGNKLRIKYPHIWKTAKKDWDQTFSEVPIQYEVKITIKDYGTSDE, encoded by the coding sequence TTGAAGCACATCACGATACGGATCCTCTTGAATGCGCTGTTGGTTCTTATCCTCCTACCTCTTACTGGATGCTGGAGCAATAAAGAAATTGAAGATCTAGGCCTTATTGTAGGCACTTCATTGGATTTGGAAAAACAGGAGGAGGCACAGGAAGAGTCAGCGGGACAAACAGGCAGGTATCCTAACCGGGATCAAATTACGATAACCAATCAATTTCTCACCGCAGAGACAACAGGTAAAACAGGTAAAGGAACAAAAACAGGTTCATCACAAAAAGCTTACAACAACGTTTCTGAAACAGGAGATGCTATCCTGCCGACTTTACGCAATATGGTATTAAGAATCGACAAACGTGCCTTTGCCGAACATTCAAAAGTGATTATCATTGGAGAGGATCTTGCGCGTACTTTGGATTTGCAAAAGTTGTTGGATTTTTTTATTAGAGAACAAGAGATGAGACCAAGCGGCCTCCTTCTAATTGCTCAAAACCGTGCGAGTAAAACACTAGAATCGAAAAAACCGATGGATATCCCAGCATTCCGGCTCGTTGAAATGACACACGGTCACGGAAGAACCACCAAAATTTTGCCTCCAACTACACTTACCAAAATAGAGGGGAAGCTGCATTCCGGAGCCAGCTTTCTTTTGCAAAATGTCGTCTCGTCGTCGAATGGAGAAATAAAATTTGCAGGAGCTGCCGTCATTGAAGGGAAAACTAAAAAACTGCGTGGTTTTTTGAATGAACAGGAAATAGAGGGCTTAACGTGGATAACCGGAAAGGGGAAAGGCGGTTTGGTTAAAAGCGTTGATAAAAAGACAGGTCAGCCTATTGTATACGAAATGCTGTCTATGAAAAGTAAAATTAAACCTCATGTTGATGGAAACAATATCTCGTTTAATATAGAAGTCGAGTCCGAAGGAAGAATTGCCGAGCATTGGGTGGTTTCGGAGAAACCCATTGAAACTGAATTTTTGAAAAGAGTGGAAAAAGCTATTGAAGAAGAGGTTGAGCGTTTGGTAAAGAATGTACTCGATAAAATTCAACATGAATACAAGACAGACGTTTCCGGTTTCGGAAACAAATTGAGAATTAAGTATCCTCATATATGGAAGACAGCCAAAAAAGATTGGGATCAAACATTTAGTGAGGTTCCGATCCAGTATGAGGTAAAAATAACGATCAAAGATTATGGGACATCCGATGAATGA